The following proteins are encoded in a genomic region of Roseofilum casamattae BLCC-M143:
- a CDS encoding NACHT domain-containing protein: protein MSPLSVLPMSIPETLFTGAISVVGKRLVSKLCDLFELDLSPARQKFLAENNKGWNDVDRQKVDRMAGEISTAVKSFFDREAQNIPDNEREAIAFGITETIIAARLDSARLAQQSFDVSQLKDYLMAMHPDVTRGFSRDEQALYERAMAIVSQKFIDIAPQLEEFSLSVAREILQKQDRDGQVLQEILQELQIQRQEIMLAGDKFARTYCQDVQTELDRLELFGLPRMDEMSECQKLSAAYISLSVSGCSAREEKKLLHLFGDHSVELDRRIREITRRYSSIDEVLAHSRRLVIRGVAGGGKSTLLQWLAVRAAKDDSKLPFFIRLRRLVGKEFPIPDEFPKQVLPNKMDGMPSGWVRGYLERGQAIVLLDGVDELPKTERQGFFQKLQKLVQDFGEATYIVTSRPSGLKNSDGQKWEEWERWVEKQEFINLTLEPMSSRHVEDFIQRWHTALANHKDYRCEPKDRQRMVDNLQQQLRQRPELRQLASTPLLCAMICALHRQRRETLPSARLTLYKECIDMLLNRRDRGRGIKLDETYPVGLNEEQKIELLQSLALEFMLTNRSDMKVTKVDRHFDVELRQTNLPATVQGEQIRALFVERAGLLREPVIGKIDFAHRTFQEYLAAKAALSYDSWKKLLKRATNDQWREAIIVTAGLAGKKKRVKIFNDLIERGDRKPEQKHYLHLLAVACLETAATLDPTTRQRVLDCAQELLPPRDDDAVQMVVRAGNEIIPLLRYQPDYSAEEACQCIKALVAIGSEEAMETLVDYAKARFEDRDNEYEVSGAIGRGWDVFDRDIYISQVLTQLQILNLSEIQVEDISPLSQLSQLQILYLLVTRVRDISALKQLPQLRELYLSETRVKDISALKQLPQLQYLDLSRTQVEDISALKQLPQLQYLDLSGTQVEDISVLKQLSQLWYLDLSGTQVEDISVLKQLSQLWYLDLSGTQVEDISVLKQLSQLDYLNLLGTQVEDISVLDRLSQLRHLDLSLTQVEDISALKQLSQLQYLNLWGTQVEDISPLKELFQLEDLDLSETQVKDISALDKIQYLNILW from the coding sequence TTGTCTCCCTTATCTGTTCTTCCCATGTCGATTCCTGAAACTTTATTCACTGGTGCAATTTCTGTTGTCGGTAAGCGGTTAGTGAGTAAACTCTGCGATCTTTTTGAGCTGGACTTATCTCCTGCGCGACAAAAGTTTCTCGCTGAGAATAATAAAGGGTGGAATGATGTCGATCGCCAGAAAGTCGATCGCATGGCGGGAGAGATATCCACAGCAGTAAAATCATTTTTCGATCGCGAAGCACAAAATATACCGGATAACGAGCGAGAGGCGATCGCGTTTGGAATTACGGAAACTATTATTGCAGCTCGGTTAGACTCGGCTCGGTTGGCACAACAGAGTTTTGATGTATCCCAGCTCAAAGACTATTTAATGGCGATGCATCCGGATGTCACTCGAGGGTTTTCGCGAGACGAGCAAGCGTTGTACGAGAGAGCAATGGCGATCGTCAGTCAAAAATTCATTGACATTGCGCCGCAGCTCGAGGAATTTAGTCTGAGTGTCGCGCGAGAAATATTGCAGAAACAAGATCGGGACGGGCAAGTTTTGCAGGAAATTCTCCAGGAACTGCAAATTCAGCGACAGGAAATAATGCTCGCAGGCGATAAATTTGCGCGAACCTATTGCCAAGACGTGCAAACAGAATTGGATCGACTGGAGTTGTTTGGTTTGCCTCGCATGGACGAGATGAGCGAGTGTCAGAAACTTAGTGCTGCTTATATTAGTTTATCCGTTAGCGGCTGCAGTGCTCGCGAAGAAAAAAAACTGTTACACCTGTTTGGAGACCACTCAGTAGAGCTAGACAGGAGAATACGAGAAATAACAAGGCGATATAGCTCCATTGATGAAGTGTTGGCACACTCTCGCAGGTTGGTGATTCGGGGAGTAGCTGGTGGGGGGAAAAGTACCTTATTGCAATGGTTAGCCGTGCGCGCGGCCAAAGACGATAGCAAACTTCCCTTTTTTATTCGGTTGCGCAGATTAGTCGGGAAAGAGTTTCCCATACCCGACGAATTTCCAAAACAAGTGCTTCCCAATAAGATGGATGGAATGCCTTCCGGTTGGGTGCGCGGTTATCTGGAACGAGGACAAGCTATAGTTTTGCTCGATGGAGTGGACGAACTCCCGAAAACAGAACGCCAGGGTTTCTTTCAGAAATTGCAAAAATTAGTCCAAGATTTTGGCGAAGCAACCTATATCGTTACCTCTCGTCCTTCTGGATTAAAAAATAGCGACGGACAGAAGTGGGAAGAGTGGGAACGTTGGGTTGAAAAACAAGAGTTTATTAACTTAACCCTAGAACCCATGAGTTCCCGCCATGTTGAGGACTTTATTCAGCGATGGCATACGGCTTTAGCGAATCATAAAGACTACAGATGCGAACCGAAAGACCGACAGCGGATGGTGGACAACCTGCAACAACAACTGCGCCAGCGTCCGGAGTTGCGACAGTTAGCCTCCACTCCTCTACTTTGTGCCATGATTTGCGCCTTGCATCGGCAGCGTCGCGAAACCCTACCCAGTGCCAGGTTAACCTTATACAAAGAATGCATTGATATGTTGCTCAACCGGCGAGATAGGGGACGCGGAATTAAACTCGACGAAACTTATCCCGTGGGATTGAATGAAGAACAAAAGATCGAACTCTTGCAAAGTTTGGCTCTGGAGTTCATGCTAACCAATCGTTCGGATATGAAAGTGACGAAAGTTGACCGACATTTTGATGTAGAACTGCGTCAAACCAACTTACCCGCAACGGTTCAGGGAGAGCAAATCCGTGCTTTATTTGTCGAACGAGCGGGACTTCTACGGGAACCGGTTATCGGAAAAATTGATTTTGCGCATCGCACGTTTCAAGAATATTTAGCCGCAAAAGCAGCATTGAGTTATGACAGTTGGAAAAAGCTGTTGAAAAGAGCCACCAATGACCAATGGCGAGAAGCCATTATCGTTACTGCAGGTTTGGCGGGAAAAAAGAAGCGAGTGAAGATATTTAACGATCTGATCGAGCGAGGAGATCGCAAACCAGAGCAAAAACATTATTTACATCTGTTAGCCGTCGCGTGTTTAGAAACAGCAGCGACACTTGACCCCACAACTCGCCAGCGGGTACTCGACTGCGCGCAAGAACTGCTGCCTCCCAGAGATGATGATGCAGTACAGATGGTGGTCAGAGCTGGGAATGAGATTATTCCGCTGCTACGATATCAACCCGACTATTCTGCTGAGGAGGCTTGTCAGTGCATTAAAGCACTGGTTGCTATTGGCTCAGAAGAGGCAATGGAGACTTTGGTTGACTATGCCAAAGCTAGATTTGAAGATAGGGATAATGAATATGAGGTTAGTGGTGCTATCGGTCGAGGCTGGGATGTTTTCGACCGCGATATCTATATCTCCCAAGTTCTGACTCAGCTCCAGATATTGAATTTGTCGGAAATACAAGTGGAGGATATTTCCCCCTTAAGCCAACTTTCTCAGCTCCAGATATTGTATTTGTTGGTAACGCGAGTACGAGATATCTCTGCCTTAAAACAACTCCCTCAGCTCCGAGAATTGTATTTGTCGGAAACACGAGTAAAGGATATCTCTGCCTTAAAACAACTCCCTCAGCTCCAGTACTTGGATTTGTCCAGAACACAAGTAGAGGATATCTCTGCCTTAAAACAACTCCCTCAGCTCCAGTACTTGGATTTGTCGGGAACGCAGGTGGAGGATATCTCTGTCTTAAAACAACTCTCTCAGCTCTGGTACTTGGATTTGTCGGGAACGCAGGTGGAGGATATCTCTGTCTTAAAACAACTCTCTCAGCTCTGGTACTTGGATTTGTCGGGAACGCAAGTGGAGGATATCTCTGTCTTAAAACAACTCTCTCAGCTCGATTACTTAAATTTGTTGGGAACGCAGGTGGAGGATATCTCTGTCTTAGATCGACTTTCTCAGCTCCGGCACTTGGATTTGTCACTGACCCAAGTAGAGGATATCTCTGCCTTGAAACAACTCTCTCAGCTCCAATACTTAAATTTGTGGGGAACGCAAGTGGAAGATATCTCTCCCTTAAAAGAACTCTTTCAGCTTGAGGACTTGGATTTGTCGGAAACGCAAGTGAAGGATATCTCTGCCTTAGACAAGATTCAATATCTGAATATTTTGTGGTGA
- the sigC gene encoding RNA polymerase sigma factor SigC — MITPVTAFGPNPEYDEAPSPSTEPGTSEDFNQSDMMADMDAESSELTNRPGSGNRRTTDLVRLYLQEIGRVHLLGRDEEVSEAQKVQRHINLVELRNKAGKAQAGTIQEYVRSIEIRDRLTSQLGHRPSWERWAEVAQTEVATLKTVLVEGKQKWADLAEVTVAELDRIQSEGIKAKDHMIKANLRLVVSVAKKYQNRGLELLDLVQEGTLGLERAVEKFDPTKGYRFSTYAYWWIRQGITRAIATQSRTIRLPVHITEKLNKIKKAQRKLAQEKGRTPTIEDLGAELDMTPAQIREVLLRVPRSVSLETKVGKDKDTELGELLETDSISPEESLMRESLQHDLHQLMADLTSRERDVIQMRFGLGDGHPYSLAEIGRALELSRERVRQIEAKALQKLRQPKRRNRVRDYLESLS; from the coding sequence ATGATTACGCCAGTAACTGCTTTTGGCCCTAACCCTGAATATGACGAAGCCCCCAGTCCTAGCACCGAGCCAGGCACTTCTGAGGACTTTAACCAGTCAGACATGATGGCTGATATGGACGCTGAGTCTTCGGAGTTAACCAACCGACCCGGTTCCGGTAACCGTCGTACCACCGATTTAGTCCGGTTGTATCTCCAAGAAATTGGTCGAGTTCACCTGCTCGGACGAGATGAAGAAGTTTCCGAAGCTCAAAAAGTCCAGCGCCATATCAACCTAGTTGAATTGCGCAACAAAGCCGGAAAAGCGCAAGCCGGCACCATTCAAGAGTACGTACGGTCTATCGAAATTCGCGATCGCCTTACCTCTCAGCTCGGACACCGCCCCTCTTGGGAACGATGGGCAGAAGTCGCTCAAACCGAGGTTGCGACTCTCAAAACCGTCTTGGTTGAAGGCAAACAGAAGTGGGCAGACCTGGCAGAAGTCACGGTTGCCGAGCTGGATCGGATTCAGTCCGAGGGCATTAAAGCCAAAGACCACATGATTAAGGCGAACCTGCGCTTGGTGGTTTCGGTGGCGAAGAAATACCAAAATCGCGGTCTCGAGTTACTAGACCTCGTCCAAGAAGGAACATTAGGCTTGGAGAGAGCCGTAGAAAAATTTGACCCCACCAAAGGATACCGTTTCAGTACTTACGCTTACTGGTGGATTCGTCAGGGAATCACTCGGGCGATCGCCACTCAAAGCCGAACCATTCGCCTCCCGGTTCACATTACGGAAAAACTGAACAAGATTAAAAAAGCCCAGCGGAAACTGGCTCAAGAAAAAGGACGGACTCCAACCATCGAAGATTTAGGCGCTGAATTAGATATGACTCCGGCGCAAATTCGCGAAGTTCTGCTGCGGGTTCCTCGTTCTGTCTCTCTGGAAACCAAGGTTGGTAAAGATAAAGATACTGAGTTGGGCGAACTGTTGGAAACCGACAGCATTTCCCCGGAAGAGTCGTTAATGCGCGAATCTCTGCAACACGATCTGCACCAGCTCATGGCCGACCTCACCAGTCGCGAGCGGGATGTGATTCAAATGCGCTTCGGACTCGGCGACGGACATCCCTATTCCTTAGCAGAAATTGGTCGCGCTCTCGAACTCTCTCGCGAGCGAGTTCGCCAAATTGAAGCGAAAGCTCTGCAAAAACTGCGCCAACCGAAACGGCGCAACCGCGTTCGGGATTATCTCGAGTCTCTAAGTTAA